Genomic DNA from Vagococcus luciliae:
GTTATTTTTGATGCATATGGTAGTATGTATAACTTGCCATCTGTGATTATTACCTATTATCCAAGTTACACCATTCAATCAATTATAGTAGCTTTACTTTGTACGTTATTAGCATCACTTCTTGTATTAAGAGTTGATTTATTGAGTACTCCAGCTACATTGATGAGACCAAAAGCACCTAAACCAGGTAAGCGTATTTTATTAGAAAGAATATCTTGGTTATGGTCTAAATTTAGTTTTAATCAAAAAGTAACGGCTAGAAATCTATTTCGTTATAAACAACGTATGTTGATGACAGTCTTAGGGATAGCAGGCTGTACAGCAATGATTTTAACTGGATTTGGATTGAAAGATTCAATAGGTGATATTGTTAATCTTCAGTTTAATAAAATATGGCATTATGATGCAACAGTAACCATTAATGAAGATAGTACGACTCAAGAAAAAGAAAATTATGAGAAAATAAAAGCAGATGCTAGTCAGATTAAAACAAGTTTAAATTTATCTCAAAATAATATGACCGTTGTCAAAAAAGGATACACAAGTCGAGAAGTGACAGTGGATGTTCCGCAGCAAGAGAAGAGGTTAGCAGAATTTATTACATTCAATGACCGAAAATCTGGTGAAACATACACGTTATCTAATGATGGAGTCATTATTAACGAAAAGTTAGCAAACTTCTTTGATGTAAGGGATGGAGATGAATTGACCATTAGAGATACGGACAATAAAGATGTGACGGTAAAAGTTCAAGAGGTTGTTGAAAACTATGCCATGCATTTTGTGTACATGACACCAAGTTATTTTGAAAAAACATTTAATAAAAAGCCTGAATATAATGTGGAATTGCTGAAATTTGATAAGTCATTAAGTGACAAACAAGAAGATAACTTAGCTGATAAATTAATGAAAAGTAATTATGCTGCGAATGTTTCCTTTACCAGTCAAATAGGTAAAACGATGGATGATACGATGTCTAGTTTAAATATCGTGGTATGGGTATTAATTATTTCTGCAGCGTTGCTTGCGTTTGTCGTGTTGTATAATCTAACCAATATTAATATATCTGAACGTATACGTGAATTATCTACTATTAAAGTATTAGGATTTTACGATAGAGAAGTGACCATGTATGTGTATAGAGAAAATAATATTTTAACTGTTTTAGGGATTTTACTAGGATTTGTATTAGGGGTCCTTTTACATGGTTATGTTCTTAAAACAGCAGAAATTGATATGATGATGTTTCCGACAACCATTCATCCAATTAGTTATGTGTACTCAGCATTACTAACGATTCTATTTTCATTTATTGTCATGTTAATTATGCATCGAAAATTAAAACATGTGGATATGATTGAAGCACTAAAATCAACTGAATAATCTTTTTAGACAAAGGAGGAAAGTCCTTTGTCTTTTTTATACCATTTTCGAATATCGGTTGGAAAATATACGATTTTTCTGTTGTTTTGATTGAAATATTGGTAAACTAATAATAATAAGGTGGGAAGGAGAGTGGGAGAGATGTTTGGAATACAATCAATTGAACAAGTGTATTTTTATATTTTAATTTTTTGTACGATACTGTCTGTTGTTTTATTTTTAGTCGGTGACATCTTACAGTTTGATGGGCCAATTGATCCAGTATTAATTGTACCTTGGATTGCATTTGTTTCGCTTTTTGGCTATCTAGGGGAAACGCTATCATCATTAGGTAGTGGATGGGTATTAATTATCGCCATTTTACTATCATCAGTTATTGTATTTTTATTAAACTTTTACATATTAATTCCTCTAAAAAATTCTGAATCAACCCTATCTGTATCAGAAAAAACATTAGAAGGAAGAGTTGCGATAGTCATTACGCCAATACCTGTTAAGGGAATGGGAGAGATTACCATTAGCAATGTTACAGGTACGATGAGTCGTCCTGCGGCATTTTATAAGGAGCAGGAAACACCAATTAATAAGGGTGAGGAAGTTCTTATTATCGAAATTAGGGAAAGAGTATGTTATGTGGTACCATATGTTGAAAATTTTTAAAATAAAAGGAGAAATGTAAATGAATTTAGGGATTATTGCGATTGGACTTGTGGTGTTTATACTGATCATGTTATTGATTGTATTTGTATCAAAATATCAAACAGCTAAACCAGATGAGGCATTGATTATTAGTGGGAGCTATTTGGGAAATAAAAATGTTCATGCAGATAATGAAGGCAATCGTTTGAAAATTGTTCGTGGTGGAGGAGCATTTGTTTTACCAGTGTTTCAACGAAGCAATCGTTTAAGCTTACTATCTAGTAAATTAGATGTGTCAACACCTGACGTTTATACTGAACAAGGTGTACCAGTTATGGCTGATGGGACATCCATTATTAAAATCGGATCATCTGTTGAAGAAATTGCAACTGCAGCGGAACAATTTTTAGGTAAAACACGTGAAGAATTGGAAAATGAAGCTAGAGAAGTGTTAGAAGGACATTTACGTTCGATATTAGGATCAATGACAGTGGAAGAAATCTATCAAAATAGAGATAAGTTTTCTCAAAGTGTGCAAGAAGTTGCTAGTGTTGATTTAGCTAAAATGGGACTTGTGATTGTGTCATTTACTATTAAAGAAGTTCGTGATAAAAACGGCTATCTTGATTCATTAGGTAAACCTCGTATAGCTCAAGTTAAACGAGATGCAGAGATTGCTGAAGCTGAAGCAAGCAAAGAAACACGTATTAAAAAAGCTCAAGCAGAAAAAGAATCTCAAGAAGCAGAATTACAGCGCCAAACAGAAATTGCTGAAGCAACGAAAGAAAAAGAATTAAAATTAGCAGCTTACAAGCAAGAACAGGATATTGCTAAAGCCAAAGCTGATCAAGCCTATAACTTAGAAAGTGCCAAAGCACAACAACACGTTATCGAACAAGAGATGGAAGTTAAAGTCATTGAGCGTCAAAAACAAATTGAATTAGAAGAAAAAGAAATTCAACGCCGTGAACGTCAATACGACTCAGAAGTGAAGAAAAAAGCCGACGCTGATCGTTATGCTAAAGAACAAGAAGCACTAGCAGAAAAAGCAACAGAAGTAGCTGAAGCCGAAGCACAACAATTTAAAGTGGAGGCAATGGCTAAAGCAAATGCTACTCAACTTAGAATGGAAGGTCAAGCTGAAGCGGATGCTATTTTAGCTATAGGTGAAGCTGAAGCGAAAGCGAAAGAGCAAATTGCTGAAGCCTTTAAACAATACGGGGAAGCTGCTGTTATGAGTATGATTATTGAAATATTACCTGAATTAGTGAAACAAGCAGCACAGCCATTAGGAAATATAGAAAAAATCTCTGTTGTGGATACTGGACAAGGTGGAGAAAATAGTGGGGCAAATCGTGTCACAAATTATGCAACCAACCTTTTAGCGTCTACTCAAGAAACACTAAAAGAAACAACAGGATTAAATGTTAAGGATATGTTAGAATCATTTGTCGCAAAAAAAAGTGAATAAGAAAAAACACCCTTAGGTATTTTTACTAAGGGTGTTTTTTGAAAAATAAAATAGTATATTATATAATATTTTTAGTTTTTTTGCTATTTTTTTGTTTGTTATTTTTTTTAAAGCACATTTATAGAGTATATTTATAATAATTATTAGATTATATAAAAATTAGTTAGTATGAAATGCTTCTTATGTAATTTAATAATCAATTTTATTATAAATTATCTATTAAATTAAAAAATAACAAACATAATAAGTAATCCTTTCTCTTTATTAAGAGTTAGATTTTTAATAATTCTCTCATATTAATTTGTTTGTGAAAAAAATATTAATATTTGGGTCTTTTTTTACCTATAATTAAGAAAATATTGGTCTAGAGAGATACCTTGATATCTTTATAATTATATTTACATAAGTAAAGATTTAAGGGGAGAGGGAAGTATGAATTTAATAAAGGAAAAACAATTTGGTTTTTGGTTGAGCTTGATTTTGATCATACCATATTTTTTACAACCAGTTGTAGCAGTCGCTGAAGGCTTGTCGAAGAGCATAAATGAGACAAGTATTAGCTTAAGAGATTTTAAGTTTGCAGATATTGAACGATCAAATCTTTCTAAACTATCATTTAATATAACTAAAGAGAGTGAAGTGAAAGAAGAATTTATCATTAAAAGTTCTGAGC
This window encodes:
- a CDS encoding flotillin family protein; amino-acid sequence: MNLGIIAIGLVVFILIMLLIVFVSKYQTAKPDEALIISGSYLGNKNVHADNEGNRLKIVRGGGAFVLPVFQRSNRLSLLSSKLDVSTPDVYTEQGVPVMADGTSIIKIGSSVEEIATAAEQFLGKTREELENEAREVLEGHLRSILGSMTVEEIYQNRDKFSQSVQEVASVDLAKMGLVIVSFTIKEVRDKNGYLDSLGKPRIAQVKRDAEIAEAEASKETRIKKAQAEKESQEAELQRQTEIAEATKEKELKLAAYKQEQDIAKAKADQAYNLESAKAQQHVIEQEMEVKVIERQKQIELEEKEIQRRERQYDSEVKKKADADRYAKEQEALAEKATEVAEAEAQQFKVEAMAKANATQLRMEGQAEADAILAIGEAEAKAKEQIAEAFKQYGEAAVMSMIIEILPELVKQAAQPLGNIEKISVVDTGQGGENSGANRVTNYATNLLASTQETLKETTGLNVKDMLESFVAKKSE
- a CDS encoding FtsX-like permease family protein; translated protein: MKKKKALWTSTFREMYQSKARFISILLIIMLGVGFYAGIKATGPDMLNTADTYYKDYKLMDTKLVSTTGLEDKDIELIKEDKTVKTVEPSYSLDVLTKENNHVLKLMSYESGKNELNKPVLVKGKLPEKDNEIALDTQVQDNQYYKIGDTLTIQLDDKKSVSQTSYKVVGFVNSPMYIDKVSRGYTTVGKGTIDYFGYIKEDVFTLPVYTEAYIKYVNTEKTASYSKAYNNYYDKDVKNLKNTLKNRPSEQLEAMKKEANESLAEAKTQITDGKTQLTNGKKQLAEKEKELNDNKQLIETAKQQGLPVDETQEKTLQEASNTLNEEKKKIEQEEQKLAESKEELAKNQQTIDDLKAPTYHYFSREDNPSYAEFQDNADRISSIATVFPVFFFMIAALISLTTMTRMVDEKRGEIGTLKALGYTNWEISQKYIVYSTTASIIGSLIGLAIGYYLFPTVIFDAYGSMYNLPSVIITYYPSYTIQSIIVALLCTLLASLLVLRVDLLSTPATLMRPKAPKPGKRILLERISWLWSKFSFNQKVTARNLFRYKQRMLMTVLGIAGCTAMILTGFGLKDSIGDIVNLQFNKIWHYDATVTINEDSTTQEKENYEKIKADASQIKTSLNLSQNNMTVVKKGYTSREVTVDVPQQEKRLAEFITFNDRKSGETYTLSNDGVIINEKLANFFDVRDGDELTIRDTDNKDVTVKVQEVVENYAMHFVYMTPSYFEKTFNKKPEYNVELLKFDKSLSDKQEDNLADKLMKSNYAANVSFTSQIGKTMDDTMSSLNIVVWVLIISAALLAFVVLYNLTNINISERIRELSTIKVLGFYDREVTMYVYRENNILTVLGILLGFVLGVLLHGYVLKTAEIDMMMFPTTIHPISYVYSALLTILFSFIVMLIMHRKLKHVDMIEALKSTE